GACATTttaaaccgacttgacactttggcaatgcgtagagatgtagcttcgttgtgcattctctatcgcttataccacggggatTGTTTTGaacttaccatcaaatgatccgtctgctcgtttactctctattccataaaaaaatgtcttactGCTTGAGAAGTTGCAATTGCGGTTACGCGGCAAGGGATCATGAGTTCGATCTTGGGATAGGATAAAGTATGTTTCATTATTtctcaatacatacataaatcagTAGATAAGTTAATAATTTGTGTTCCATATCTGTagtatgaatattataaatgtgtaagttgaaactattgaataaattttgatggaatttggtatacagacagagtatgagctgacttatgCGATTTGATTTACTAGTAGtgactttttattccacaggaatgcaggcgaagccgctggcagaagctagtctaacTTATTCTCAGGATATGAACCTAAAAAGAACCTTGAGTCCGTTACACTTCAAATTTCCTATGGAAATGTACTTTTCATTACGTTTTTCAACACACACCTTTATTTCGTGTGTACGCAGTCAATTAACGAACCGCTTAATTACCGTTTATGTTTTGTAAGTTTACTTAATATAAAACGAAATGTTTTAAGCCATTAACAAcattaaacaatgaaaaatgtttttattgtgaatACTTCATACTATTTTGCATACGtgtaagtttttgttttcaccCCATTCCTAACTATTCTCTTACCTATTCCTACATCTAGTTACCAAAttcctatacctattcaccctATGAACtctattcaccctgttttacGGTAATGCTATATCtattaatccccgaagggatacAGAGATGTTGACTTTCAATGTATTCTACTCAGTATTTACCAGTTATGTTTATGAGTCCCACTAAtaggtgagcatattgccatatatcaCTCATTGCTTTATACTTCATACTGgctactaagatttttttaaaaccaacTATTTATTTACCCGATTGGGGAATCGAATCCAATATCGTCACTGCTAAACAGCAGTGACGATTGTTATCAATGGACATTGACATGATATTGTATGTTAAGTTAAGTGTTTCACATAACACAATTATATTCCGGTTGAAATTGAAGTCATCGTCGTGTAATAGAGGTCGAACCTATGGGTAAACTCTGAACTAAATGATTGCACGACTTGGGAATCGATACCCAGATCTGTTCGCTCAGCTATAATCACTTTTTCAACAAATAGTATGGAGATATTATAGGAGTTGTCCTAAGACTGCAACCAGGTAGTTTTGCTTTAGGAAATTGTTATCATAGAAGTAAAGACAggtaagacaaaaataaaaagcagatatttttaacttaaaatgtatttaacttATTAAGTCTTAGCATACAACTATATTATGATATCACTAGGCTTAAGATCTCGCTTTGGGGGCGGGCGCGTCCTCGGAGTCTTTGTACCAGTCCTCACTGAAAATAAGAAGATCAAATTAGAATAtagaatgaaatattttgaacctatgtcactcactgactgatGAAATGAGAATAAACAGTACTGAATATAAATAAGAATCGTGTAACTCTTGGATGCAGGTGGCAGCTTGtggttctacgtggaggactaagggaaaggcctttgttcaacagtggacgtttTCTgggatgatgacgatgatgatctCACTCTTGGCTTCTAACAATCTAGAGACTAGCTTTGTGACTAGCCGTTTGTAGTTTTATAgattgctttttattttgttggttttatttctaggcttatttttatttcacgaattaggtattataatttagtagtattttatttttcattatttactttattaaattttatatcccATTCTCAACTCACCATCCGCGCACGTTCTCGGGAGCGTCACATTTCTGTGACTCCTCGTTGTAGACCTCTCCGACTTGGCAGCCAAGGTCGCGGGGCTCCACACCGTTCAGGCACACGTAGAACCTCTGGCAGTCAGTGGGGTGGGGGAACTTGGGGTGGGCGATAGCCTGACCCTGGGCATCTACCTGCTGCTCGACGGGGCACTCGAAACCGTCCTTGGTTTTCTCTGTAACAGAAAATCGAGGGTTAATATTTTTGATCAGATCAGAGTGTGAACCAACACCCATGAAACGCTatagtaacattttaaaaaacaatagcaCCTTTCCGAAAATTCTTCTCAGGCAACCTTACCAAACGAAGGTCGGGGGTAAACTCCAAATTCCTATCTAATGAACTTCATAAAGAACAAAGAGAAGTAGACCTTTAAAATATGGTACTGATACTCACTTTCCTGCACCTGGCATCCTTGTCTGCCAGCCGCGTCAGGCCAGACACAGGTTCCGGAGTACTCGTCGAAGTGGAGACCAGCGGTGCACTTGACTTCGGTGGCTTCACCTTCGATGCAGTTGAAGAAGACGTTGCAGATGGATGGGTCAGGGTGGGCGAAGAAACCGTTGCGGCGGGGGCACTGGGCGTTGGGCTTGGCAGGTTCTGTAAAAATAAGTACGggtaagtatttttaaacttgTAGTAAATATCCAAATAAGAGTCAAATATTCAATAAGAGAATATTTCGCAAAATTTTGGCTGTCTTTGGGCCCTATCATAGAGCGTATATGTTAATTGTTTGCATGCTGATCAAGAAGAATGAGTTTTATTCACTTCGATATCTATAATTAATTCAACAAAATCTACTTTTAAAACCCAAATATATAGTTtgattcttaaaaatatttcttcagttacaaaagtgattaaaaaaccaataaaaaatcaaacaagtcataaaaataccgttatttatttaaaatcatcgCGTGACCTATAACATGTGACCTATtgcactttaaaaaaaacatctacaaatcatatttacaatttaaaaaacatgtaattacGAATGCAGGCTGGTTGCATCAATGCAAACAACTTTTTGAAATTCGAATAAATTTAAGAAGACGAATTTTTGTGTCATCCAATCACAAAAACTGGCTGCCATATTGATCTGTCATCGTTATATTGATTTTTTCGAAGTTGATCCTTATTTTTTACGCGGTAAGGTTGAAAAGTCATCGACCTTGAGTATAAACGGTCGGTTAAGCTAGGAAATGACAAATGCATTGCGCGGTTAAGGAAGTCGATTGGTTCTGGTATCTTTCACCGAGTTATGTCAAGAtcttagttatttataattatctacGCCTATTATGTGACTAAGTTCCTGATAGCTGTATTGGATAGATTTTTCCGTTAGCAATGATATTACTATTTCAGAGATTGACTTTTGTAAACTTCTTTAGTGTATTGCGAATAGAAACTTTTTTAATCCCTGATGCAATAGTGTCTTCGTTGCTTATGAAGACGTTTAAGAAAATTGTTAGTCATGCTATCGAAAGATGAACCCATCTTTAATTAATCTATCTAGATTCAGTAGACCAAATCAATGTTATTGCAAATGCTAACAAAATatgctttttatttgttttcgcCAGTATTGACTATGCTTGGTTCTATATTAAAAGTTGACAATGTCAAAGTCCCCAAGTTTAGTTTCCAAGTCACGAACTCCAACTTGTCGCATTCCACACATTCATGCAGTGTTCCTATACTCCATCACTTTAGGTACATTCCAATGGTAATGTTATTTACTTGGAATAACGATAGAGAagttcaaaatatgtattttgaaaaaaataaataagtagtcaCATTTGAAAATATCATTCATGGTATGTGTATGTGATCTTCTTGGTAGGTGATTCTACTTCAATTGGACCCTTTACAATCATCGCCTTGCAGAAGGAAGCATTCTTACTTTATTTTGGGCGCCTTTTCAAATACTTCTCTAAAATAAAGAGGATTTAATACTAAAAGACtacaattgttattatttaattccaaaaattattataaggtTAAAGGTCTATAAGGTATTGCTCTATCCTATAAGGTGGCAGTCTTATATAATGAAATTTGCTATATTATAGCTATAGCTATATAGCTGTCAAATCTAAATCATTATGAAAGAATACCATGAATAAAAAAGTCAATTTCAAACGCTAAACGTTCTCAACAAATGCTCACATGTAAATGTCTAGAACCGTCTACCAGTTGGCCTAGAAAGTCAGCCGCGTGTCGCCACGACCTAGCCGGTCAAAGGTAGACAGGATACCTTCACTACATGAATTGTCGCAAGTGACCTCACACTGACATTTGATCTAACTATGCAGTTGGTCAACGCGTGTCGTTCGTATTTTTTCCTCCTGTGGCTTTATTTCcgagaaatatattttattggcgTCTGTTTCATTGCACGACTTGTAACGTGATTTCGATGAATACATTTGTCATTGTACTATTTTGATAACAAGAAAAACGAGGATAATATTTCATGACCGACCAGAAATTGAACTCAGTACTCCTTTACCAAACTCCACAAAGATTATACAATCTAAACTGCTTCATACgtcaaatacaaaaaatacgCATCTTCTTTTTTAACCTTTCTTTAAACGAACAATCCAGCATCCCCTATACTCTAATAATAGTCTCAAACAAAAACTTACGGAGCTCAGTCCTGTCTCCACAGTCTACGTTGAAGGGCTGGTCACATTTGTTGATCTTCCTGATGGTAGGGTCGAACACCAGACCGTCTGGGCACAGCTTGGTGGTGGCCACGCCGTCCACACACTCGTAGAACTTGTCACACTGGACGGGGTCCTCGTACTGTCCATCCTTGTTGGGGCATTTGAATTGTGCACCTACGGAAGATGGGTGAGTTAGTCACTGGTTCGTAGGATCTGGAAGGTATGTGATAGTAGACTTTGTGGAAgaatattgtgttttatgttcATGGTGTTAGAACCTAAGTTCTTATTTACTGTATACACAGATAGGCAACAAAATTATACGCAAAATGTTTGTATTGTCATAtactgacttctcccgccttgggcgaaacgagagggggtatcagactcttactgactaaaaacctccccgttcctactcctgcttttcgagccagagctccggcAAAACTTAATAGTACCTCGTAGTATTATTCCAAACGGCTAAAGTTAACACACATGCTGTATTCATATTCTAAAATATTCCAAACACATTACAACAACATATAAAAGCGTTGACGCAACCCAATTAGGtccatcattaaaaatattgccaaaaaacaataaatctcaCTCATTAACTACCAAATTAGATTAGTTACAGAATCGGTCGACCGAAACCGTTCCAGTCCGACCGGTTTGTCCGAAAATCGGACCGATAGTGAAAGCCGAATTAGGTAAATAATCAAGTTGTTTCTTCTCAGAAACAGATCAAGTTTGTCTTACATAAGAATGTAGTGTTACATAAGGAGTGACACACATTCAACTGTTCTCGACATTTGCTCGATATGTCGACTAGTGTTGTGATTGGTTTTTGCTCGAATTGCTCAAATCTTTTGCTCGTTTCAATACGCTTTTGTTAACTTTCATTGTGATGCCAATGACTCTGTTTAAAAAGATGATGAAATCGTTTTCTAAAACGGCAAAAAATACGTTCCTAGACGTTGGCGGTCTCCTTTGAAAAGTGTTAATAAACCTTatttagacaaaaaatatttatagcataagaatgcaaataaaaagcattaaatatttactgttaAAAATGGAAAACACTGGAAACGTGCTATTTAACCTTCATAAAACTGCTGGAAatcattatgtaatattattattttacagttaGGTATTAAACATCTTGATATTTAATGCTCAAACGAGTTTAGAGATTTACATCACATCACTAACTGAATATATAGATTGACATTTTAGGAATAGTGCCTTTTTGCAATGTAAATCAATGCTAACTGTCAAGGCCGTatgaaattgtataaattaatagtttaacaagctattattgatttaattttatagtatttaaatgtgaattatgttttattccaaaaataatttaaacagttacttaatatacaaaaaatgaaatataattaatgtttattaatgagATCATTATGtagaaaaatgtatttgattaaaggacaaaataaaaagtgtttGTAACCTTGAGCATTTAATTATAGTATAATAGTCTAGTTGCTAAGGAATTATACTTCGATCAAATTATACaggaattttaaattaaactttttaataattaactttcaTCGTTTTTGCCTACCctattttcactatttgtgtcataaatcccatgtaatagggggtgagcctattgctgtACTGGCCAtaattccagtctccgtgctattaccgaaaaaaaatctaaacactgaaaaaatccagtaatactttgcccgacccgggaatcgaaaccgagaccccttatccggcagtcgcacttgcgatcactcgaccaaatAATACCTTGCAAAAAATTATGTAACACACATCTGCAATATGtgtaatgtatgtatctatCTTTTTAAAAAGTTCCAAGAAAAGTATGTCACAACCCGACCCCAGTGTAagtgttataaaacaaactaacaCGACCCGGAGATCATGTAACATACGACGTACGACGTACGACGCAATGTAATTGCAGACAAATAACTCGTGTACCGTGTTTATCATAGTTTTATGACTACTAACTGGCTTCTGCTAGCGACTTCGCCTGTGTTATCGAGATAAAAATTAGCGTACATGTATTATTCCTGATTACAGTCAATGGCTATGTCAAATTTTTGAGGTCTGTTTAGTAGTTTTCGGGTGTCAAACATACAACCATCGCAGCACTATAACCCATGTGTAAGTAAACTTGTACGTTTAGCGCACCTACGAGACAAGAGACAATCCCAGTGTGGggcattttttaaaataacaaataagatATATCATTTGGGATTTATCAAAATGCCGaaactaattttatataattttatatatgcCAAAAAAGGATtgatttttgaatgtttttgatCATCAAATATCGATAGAAGGAATATGCAGTAAGTTTTACCTTAAAAGAGATATTTTTAAACCCACTTTAAGTATGCTTATAGCGCTAAGTAAGTTTATATGGCACACACATTAAATTTTTTGTTACCTCTACCAATCATCTTCACACACCTCTCTCAACTCACCTACCAACCAAACATCAACCGTCAATAGCAAACATTAAATGTTTAGAACAACTAACATCAAACATCGATCAATACACGAACAAAAGCTCAGTGGTGTAATGTAACACATGATTATCGAAGGTGTATTGGAACCGGCGCGTGACGCAACGAGTGAAAGTGACTCGCGTTACAACATCAGTGCATCGCGGTGATGCAGTAAGGGTCGAGATGATACTGACCTGATGTGATACCATTCTATGTTATAGTGATGTTCTTTCTAGAATTCGTTTTATTCGAATTGATTAGAGATTGCAGTTTGAGGATGACTTTtcggttgttttttttatgtataggaataggtggcaaacgagccaTCGgctcacctaatggtaagcgatcagcgccgcacTTGGaaacccgcaacactagaggagacACATTTGCGTTGCCGGCAATGGAACTCCTTAGTATAAGTGGTAATTAAATATAGATATCGTACATAGCCAGagagtgtatattgtatatcaTTGTCGATAGTTATCTAATGAAAcagaagtgttacaataaaattctaagTTATAACTTGTTAGTTATTAGtattattcaattcaaataaatatagaaataaacttataatagatatttatcATTTCTCTAACGattatatcaattttattgaacatttatAACTTAAATGGATATTTTCTATCATCACTACCATTAAGTGTTTCCATATCagcttctaatttatttaaataactataaattaattacataattgttAGCATTGGATTTGTGAGCAAAATCATATACAATCTTGTAAATAAAGGAACATTGAAAGTTGGCAAAACCAACGCTTAAGTCAAAGACTACAccttaactttaataaaattacattaggtACTTTGAAGGCCCAAAACCCATGTCCAACaggtttaaaattcaattaaatttgaGACCTAACCCTGAACGTATAAGATTTCTTatcgaaaataaacaaaagaacatAAATCCTTAACGCGGAGGTAAATCACGTTTTTCTCAGGTAGTGACAGGCATACGAAAATAACTTCGGAATAAGTATATACCTAACGTggatgtataaatataaatacattccGAGGAAcaagttttacttttatttgaacACTGGTTTGGCGtatccattaatttattatttctttgctTTTCTTAGTAGGTAAAGGTATCAATGTGTGAAATAGCCTTAAGTGTGGTTTAATTTAGATGAGAATACGTgatgactttatttatttaaagtaaaatagtataacgTTATAGTTATTTGACTCAAGCGTGATATTTGTCTTATGTTAACGTTATATGTACCTTACCTTTATAGGTATAGGATAcattttacatgttttatgtTGGTTTTGAGTAAATAACTCTCATTTTCCTACACTGTTTAATAATGATTCTCTTGATTTATTTGCAATGTTTGGATGGCAAATCTTAaaactaagttattttattttttcagagaGCTCTAAGTTGAATGATAAGGTAATACCTGTGTAAATATATTAACCTGTCATAAATAACATACGTCTAATTACAGTTAACTTAATACGAGTAATAAAGtagaagtaatttaattttattacagaatGTGTATTACCTACTAATTAATAACATGCACTGATAACTTTTattgatgaatattttatactctttaacgtaatttatgaatattgttttcttactataaattatttattaaattgactAATTTTGTCTCTACATAAACTTGACTACAAAtttaatcctactaatattataaatgcgaaagtttgtatgtttgtttgttactccttcacgtcaaaacggccaAAGGGATCTAGATGATATTTTGAACAGGGCTagataggactttttatcccactggaaCGTAAGTGAAGccactagcagaagctagttgaaaTATAAAACCTTATACACAAAATAATCACTCAATAAAAAATCACTCTTTCAAAATCCATGCAACTTTCAGTCAtatcatgaataaataatattattacaagtgAAACATAAATTCCACTAAAAactttgcaatattttattacaaaagttcACAATATTTGCGTAAATTTTAATATCACCGGTGTCAACACTATCACGCAACGGTTCGTAGAAAATTTTTGTatgaacttttgttttttttaatgtcattttatgaataaataaaaaatacattcgaaGTGAATGTCAATGTCGAGTCGAGTTACAACGAAATCAGTGGACGGGAAAACTAAAcgcaatttttgtttgtttgttcgtctgTTCACTTGCTTTTGTTTTGTGGTTAGAAttgttactttattttcaaGTTTGAGTGAAACTTGTTAATATCTCTTTGGTGAAAACTTCTTGAAAGTAGCTCTATggctttaaataatttaacagtaCAGTGGTtgaaaatgattattttctttgtagttTCCAttcaatgactgcacggttaccgctgtggctgggcaaccgactgccacgcaacgtgtagcttttttaggtatttttcgtgttggttcgattccctcacagagcaactctttgtgtgattcacaaattgttgtttcgggtccgggtgtcatgtgtatatctACTTGAATGTTTCTTAATGCACCCACGATCCAGGATAAAATTCTCGTCTGGGGCATGTGGGAAAGGcttgtttaaaaaaaggatATAATAATTTAGAAGGCACAATGCAAGCACAGACTCTATACGCattcatttaattaaagttttgtgTGGCCTATCTCTAAATGTCAAAGCTGCTGTTACCATGCGAACTTTAGCCTTTAAGACTgataataaattcatattaattaaaatactgacTCTTTAAAAGtggtattaatattaaatagtagATTTCTTTGTTGAGCGAGTGAGTGAATGAGCAAGTAAGTAAGGGATTttgggttcgattaccgggtgggacaaagtattattggagaAAAGTTGATTTAATCCCGGGGTCAACAATCCATTCGTGAATAGCAATAGAATGACACTCTATAAAATGGCATTAATAACTGGTAAAAACTGGTCAAAGAGTAACTCTTCATCATCAAAAGAAACTTCAATACAAGTTGCAACCTAACATATCTCGAACACTCCCATTTCTAAATTCAAGGTCAAAGCCTGCCCTGATTTTAATTAGGAGAAATAGCAATTAATCACGCCATTATAGACCTAATTGCATTAACATATTGCACATGACTGCCTTACTAATAGATTGCACGTAGCCTATGAATGCAAACTAGGCGGGCTAacggacaaacagacagacaattgAATATACGTGAGGAGACTCTTTATTTACTAATTGATATATAAAATGGTATGTGTTATTCTGCGTGTGTTTTAGATTTTAATCTTGGTGATAGGACATTTTTAAGTCGAGCATGGTTGCTTTTGTTAAGTCTCTACCAGGAAAAAttggattaaaatttaaataatgtcaTCCTAAAGTTTTTAGTTCTATTTTCTTCTATTAATGTAAGTTTTGGATCTAAGtgttaattgttttttgaaTAAGGTCGACATAATTTCTTCATTCACAATGTACTATATTcgatgttatattatttaacatacataaaaaataatcagttGTCACAATCAATTACGAAATTATTACGAAAGGACATTTCggtgaaattaaaaagtttatgcGTTGGCGTTACACTTTACCTACACATAAGTGGATACGTacatgtataattgtatactaTATGAGCAATATAAATGCATTTGTGCAATAAACCACACCTACCGACAGTTCGTTATGTCAATATTGACTGTCGCAATAGTTATTTAGTTACATTGCCTTACTACGTATTGTTACGTGATAGCAAGCGTCCTCAATATTTTCCAATAACGAAATACTATTACTATGCCATTAAAATCATTTGCATACAATTATTGATTACACTAATACAGATTAGTTGGGTAATCTCCAAAGACACGGTACGGTACCGTACTTTGTTCGTCACAATAGTGTCGTgtgcgttgatgtcttttgtatgGAACGTAGGCGAAGTATTGCTACGGGAATACGTTTctcaaaataaattgatattttaagtttaaatgttattattattggtaataattattattgatgttattatagataataattaatttagttacatataaaacaattattgtattgttataaatatagtAAGTAAATACTTGTGTTATTCGATTTATACCCAACGTTCCAttgtcacaaaaaataattgtataaaccTATTTCTAGTGGTTTAAACTGTCAATTTGGTTCAATTTCTTCCACAAAGAATACTATAGAACATATTGtcacaaatgtatagaaaatatattaagtatactTACTCGCTAGCGCGGTGACAGCTGTTAGTACGATGAACACTTTCATGATGTCTGtctgattatgaaattataaaaattacaattataaaaaaagtttttaatgacTAGATTGTGGTCCGACCCTTGTGGCGACCCTGGCGAGACTGACGGACTCGGGCGTCGCGCGCGCCTTTTCTTCGCCGGCGCACGCGCATGGAACCGGTAAGACTTAGGCGTGATTTAACAAATTCTTCTATTAgtgaaacaataataatttgctaTAACATTATGCGGTTGCATGGCGCTATCATCAGCTGATTATGTTATATTCTAATCAGATCCTAGGAATCCCGATGGTGTAACCGGCATAGGCGCAGGCGCAGATTTCAGGTGACTTGAAAAGTAGGGGCGTTGTTGTCTCGCGCGCCGTATTGTCCTTGGATAACTTAATTCTCACTTTTTCGTGCCATTCAAAATTCCAAAGAAGTCTCCGAAATAGCACATATCGTAAAAAGGACTGTGCATGTCTAAATTCAAGGTCGCGCCTGATAATAACATATTCATTAAAACATgctgaattatttatattttgtaggttCACTAAAAAGAGACGGTTTTTAGTGCTATAAATTATAGACTGTGGTTTTGTAGTCTAACTTCGTTTAGCAGTTCAAAACAAACGTaactaattctttttttattttaaaattgaaataaataatcttaatacCCTAAAGTTGTAGGTTGGTATATGTCTATAGATGTAAGTACAAGCTCTacatagtataataaatataacagaGCGTATTTTCCTGATTTACTACAATTCCAATTACCCCGGTTCTcaaacaacccttatattccaaactcctaaaaggccggcaacgcacttgcaacgcttCTGGCGCTTTggttaccaccaggtgatctgtctgatcgtttaccgacttataccataaaaaaatcgtttaCTACCACAAAACCACAGCTACTAGTCGCAGATAAAGGTTAATTATAAATTCGCATGTTTGATTCTATAACGTATTGCCATGTAGCAACCATATGATACCATATGTCAAACTATGTTGCAAGATTGCTGAATAATAAATACGCCAACACTTAAACGGGTCTTTTTCCTTAATATTTGGAGTGGATAAGACCGTAACGTTGATCTTTTGAAGTACATGTACTTGCAGGTTATTGACCTTTGAAAGTGAAGTATTTATAGGGTCATATCTTGTTTGGAAGTTCGGCTGTTTAGTTTGTCGAATAGTGGCCTGAGTGACTGCCTGACGCCATAGTTTGGGATTCAAGGTGTGATACTTTGAGTAATGGTTTTTATCAATGACTCATTTGTCTTCACAGGACCAACACAAATGTTCAAGAAAAGGATAAATACACAATAGTAAGGAACTCTATATATGAGTATATATTTGGCAAACTCTGTATACTTGACAAAATTGTATATCTAGTGCCATATCTACTGAGAGTAGAGATAGTTTAACGAGACTGATGGCAAGTCCTTAGCCCTACTACTATACCATACATATATCACGTCGAAAAAATGTGACCGTCTCACACAACCGGTATAAGagtgagcgagagatctgaaTAAAATGACTTA
The genomic region above belongs to Spodoptera frugiperda isolate SF20-4 chromosome 12, AGI-APGP_CSIRO_Sfru_2.0, whole genome shotgun sequence and contains:
- the LOC118263126 gene encoding protein obstructor-E, coding for MKVFIVLTAVTALASAQFKCPNKDGQYEDPVQCDKFYECVDGVATTKLCPDGLVFDPTIRKINKCDQPFNVDCGDRTELQPAKPNAQCPRRNGFFAHPDPSICNVFFNCIEGEATEVKCTAGLHFDEYSGTCVWPDAAGRQGCQVQEKKTKDGFECPVEQQVDAQGQAIAHPKFPHPTDCQRFYVCLNGVEPRDLGCQVGEVYNEESQKCDAPENVRGCEDWYKDSEDAPAPKARS